A part of Candida albicans SC5314 chromosome 2, complete sequence genomic DNA contains:
- the BUD14 gene encoding protein phosphatase regulator (Putative SH3-domain-containing protein; predicted role in bud-site selection; Spider biofilm induced) codes for MASTMTSRDRFRTEGTTTLDDTNHLLYDLERKLSLTSNTSSQQTHTSSVVHSSHLLGLGRQNIQSQVLNQIMNDEELNNQDDKHQRIHNSIFNPDEIFQERQNNKYMTSKFAKNYNDDNLTKNHKLNRKNSLNISKSRLERNSCTSEDIQNNKPLPPAPPQQQQENNEYDINKSISGIHEVEDPSMFESEEDLLANHLQMPQEVEHNNNNQEEPRYGIFYGGDDYEDSDSGDESDSEGDIPLSPPRSPPRDLDPDKLYGLYDFSGPDPSHCTLSVDEPVYLINDEDNYWWLIRKLTKLERLKRMRLNGQEFQIDIESDEEDGKIGFVPAECLETHGERLARLNCFKNEELEKKSPTPSSLQESTDSFKNQRQTATTKKSVTFENLGDIIDDYSDEEIKSDHENIRQNLDLYNNLEPPTHLQEIKEPEVLSDVYPAETPLIISKNNNNNKDSSNKTATPTFQMSNTFDAVFVQPKQRSSGLFDDASIGSYSPDTPVKAKSPLRVEVQDDDSDEMGRNNSLSSMSSLRRSVILDRLTQMTSDIQEQLQLDGYNEDEDEDEEEQEEDAGEVEEELDEDKHKEDDETEKESTDVEQGSSRDSDHEVHGFSFEESSEQFTSDDDYDDDDDDNVEHHSPSNDGNVESQDYDYQNDDHTPQSIDQHDYSKHQQQTPTNFHSISSAISPKLQRSLSTTSSSVQHRTPPPVSQLTSPNSHRSPPPQSHQQYAVSPLNYNRLPRSTTSIDDETSSTEENNDDNITPLTSMNSLTPIEERRKSKPVHEMFMPILGKFDELAEKLAELDDIL; via the coding sequence ATGGCTTCTACCATGACAAGTCGAGATAGATTTAGAACAGAAGGAACCACCACATTGGATGACACTAATCATTTGTTGTACGAtttagaaagaaaattatcattaactTCCAACACCTCATCTCAACAAACACACACATCATCAGTAGTACATAGTAGTCATTTATTGGGACTAGGGAGACAAAATATTCAGAGTCAAGTATTAAACCAAATCATGAACGACGAAGAGTTGAATAATCAAGATGATAAACACCAAAGAATCCATAATAGTATTTTCAACCCCGATGAGATTTTCCAAGAGAGacaaaataacaaatacATGACATCTAAATTTGCCAAGAATTACAATGATGATAATCTAACGAAAAATCATAAATTGAATAGAAAGAATTCGTTAAATATATCCAAATCCAGACTAGAACGAAATTCATGTACTTCAGAAGATATACAGAATAATAaaccactaccaccagcaccaccacaacaacaacaggaGAATAACGAGTATGATATTAACAAATCAATAAGTGGAATTCATGAAGTTGAAGATCCATCAATGTTTGAGtctgaagaagatttattagccaatcatcttcaaatgCCTCAAGAAGTAGAacataacaacaacaatcaagaaGAACCAAGGTATGGAATATTTTATGGTGGAGATGATTATGAGGATTCTGATTCTGGTGACGAATCTGATAGTGAAGGCGATATTCCTCTTTCTCCACCAAGATCACCACCACGAGATCTAGATCCTGATAAATTGTATGGTCTTTATGATTTTTCTGGTCCTGATCCTTCTCATTGTACTCTTCTGGTTGATGAACCAgtatatttaataaatgatgAAGACAATTATTGGTGGCTCATTCGAAAATTGACAAAACTTGAAAGATTGAAAAGAATGAGATTGAATGGTCAGGAATTccaaattgatattgaatctgatgaagaagatgggaaaattggatttgttCCTGCTGAATGTCTAGAAACTCACGGTGAAAGATTAGCTCgtttaaattgttttaaaaatgaagaattggaaaaaaaatcaccaaCACCATCATCACTTCAAGAATCAACTGATAGCTTTAAAAATCAACGTCAAACTGCTACTACCAAAAAATCTGTtacatttgaaaatttgggTGATATAATCGACGACTATTCCgatgaagaaataaaaagtgATCATGAAAACATACGACAGAATTTGGATCTATATAACAATCTAGAACCACCTACTCatttacaagaaattaaagaacCAGAAGTTTTAAGTGATGTTTATCCAGCAGAAACTCCcttgataatttcaaagaataacaacaacaataaggATAGTAGTAATAAAACAGCTACACCAACGTTTCAAATGTCAAACACATTTGATGCTGTATTTGTTCAACCTAAACAGAGAAGTAGTGgtttatttgatgatgcTTCAATTGGTTCATATTCTCCAGACACCCCTGTTAAAGCTAAATCTCCATTAAGAGTAGAAGTTCAAGATGATGACAGTGACGAAATGGGAAGAAATAATAGTTTATCTAGTATGTCAAGTTTGCGTCGATCAGTGATTTTAGACAGATTAACTCAAATGACAAGTGACATACAAgaacaactacaactagATGGATACAATGAAGACGAAGAcgaagacgaagaagaacaGGAAGAAGATGCCGGagaagtagaagaagaactCGATGAGGACAAGCATAAGGAGGACGATGAGACTGAGAAAGAAAGTACCGATGTTGAACAAGGAAGTAGTAGAGACAGTGACCACGAAGTCCATGGGTTTTCTTTTGAGGAATCAAGTGAACAGTTTACTAGTGACgatgattatgatgacgacgatgatgataatgtgGAACATCATAGTCCAAGTAATGATGGTAATGTTGAAAGTCAGGACTACGATTACCAAAATGATGATCATACTCCACAACTGATTGATCAGCACGATTATAGcaaacatcaacaacaaacaccaacaaactttcattcaatttcatcagcCATTTCTCCAAAACTCCAGAGACTGTTGAGTACAACCCTGAGTTCTGTACAACATCGTACACCACCTCCAGTCAGTCAACTTACTTCGCCAAATTCTCATCGttctccaccaccacaatcACATCAACAATATGCGGTATCACcattaaattataatcGTTTACCAAGAAGCACCACCagtattgatgatgaaactAGTAGTACAGAAGAgaataatgatgataatataaCCCCATTAACTAGCATGAATTCATTAAcaccaattgaagaaagaagaaaactGAAACCAGTACATGAAATGTTTATGCCAATCTTGggtaaatttgatgaacTTGCTGAAAAGTTGGCAGAATTGGATGATATACTTTAA
- a CDS encoding uncharacterized protein (Transportin or cytosolic karyopherin beta; Spider biofilm induced), translating to MSWTPDPQALEQLKHIFKGTLSSNNEERRLANEALIQAKQQPEIENYLFTLLIDDGNGSSNGTSNGSTTATTGTTTTTRSDVRAAAGINLKNNILKNKSIDRTYLINNIMKGLMSPDSLVRNITGNVITSMFSIYGLDNWSSALTDLLNLIQQPPIGDNNNNSYIPQEAAMSALSKICEDSYLELDREFQNNRPLNYLIGEFLKLIEQHPSGKIKAGAIHCINQFIPLNTQSFLIVLDDYLNKIFNLAGHDGQQNNEVRKNICTSFLLIVETRPDKLLPHLDGVINYCLHLMQQDTSTEVSLEACEFMLALATNKELNVFTPEKLKIILPILLDKMVYSEEEIFLIEIADSKDDANVVDKDEDIKPTNAKSKETRNGNSRNSGSGDDNGNDDDDDDDDDDDDDDGELEQWSLRKCAAATLDVLSESLAQEVLLVTLPILQEKIVSPNWPIREAAILAFGAMSNSFMKLSGNELPSLVPFLVDRLQDNEPRVRQITCWTLSRYSTWVSEEAHEGGQYANYFQPTFQSIVACALDSKKIVQEAACSALSSFIEESDASLIEFYLEPLLHHFAKCFQVYQRKNLVILYDCVQTFVEKMGYENLSLKPEYPQTLLPPLLSKWEQLDDDDTDLWPLLECMASIAASLREIFAPYAVPVYERATKILSNCILLDQECHTDPAIDPPEKDFMVTSLDLIDGLVQGFEYHSVDLINQNHKSNLIELMLICFEDYNGDVRQSAYALLGDLAIFTIELLKPYLRQIFISIGNEINNRTYETYPVYNNAIWALGEMIIRLPIEETKPYIDNLVDLLIPVLNSNDIQSTVAENAAICLGRMGINAAELVNGKLNQFIEAWCSRFLYLIDNNEKETGFQGIINMINLNPDNGFGGLSTQHGKKNLAAFLACIGNYQEIPSNELQHLFIDLINNYKSLLGNENWNQILQFIDPEIRNRLNSI from the coding sequence ATGTCTTGGACACCTGATCCGCAAGCATtagaacaattgaaacataTTTTCAAAGGGACTTTATCGagtaataatgaagaaagaagattAGCCAATGAAGCGTTAATTCAAgcaaaacaacaacccgaaattgaaaattatttatttacttTATTAATCGATGACGGTAATGGTAGTAGTAATGGCACTAGTAATGGATCAACTACAGCAACTACTGGtactactacaactacaaGATCAGATGTTCGTGCAGCAGCAGGgattaatttgaaaaataatatattaaaGAATAAATCTATTGATCGAACttatttaataaacaatattatGAAAGGATTAATGTCACCTGATTCATTAGTAAGAAATATTACTGGGAATGTCATTACTtcaatgttttcaatttatggATTAGATAATTGGTCTTCTGCTTTAACTGATttgttaaatttgattcaacaaCCTCCTAttggtgataataataacaatagttATATCCCACAAGAGGCAGCCATGAGCGCTCTAAGTAAAATATGTGAAGATTCTTATTTAGAATTAGATCGTGAATTCCAAAATAATCGTCctttgaattatttaattggagaatttttgaaattgattgaacaACATCCAAGTGGTAAAATTAAAGCTGGAGCCATTCATtgtataaatcaatttatccCTTTGAACACACAAagttttttaattgttttagATGATTAtcttaataaaattttcaatttagcTGGTCATGATGGtcaacaaaataatgaagttcggaaaaatatttgtaCGTCATTCttattaattgttgaaacTAGACCAGATAAATTATTACCTCATTTAGATGGAGtaatcaattattgtttACATTTAATGCAACAAGATACTAGTACTGAAGTTTCATTAGAAGCTTGTGAATTCATGTTGGCATTAGCAACtaataaagaattgaatgtTTTCACACCcgagaaattgaaaataattttaCCAATATTATTAGATAAAATGGTATAttcagaagaagaaattttcCTTATTGAAATTGCTGATTCTAAAGATGATGctaatgttgttgataaagatgaagatattaAACCAACCAATGCCAAATCCAAAGAAACTAGAAATGGCAATTCACGCAATTCTGGTTCTGGCGATGACAACGGAAACGAcgatgatgacgacgacgatgatgatgatgacgacgatgatgGTGAATTGGAACAATGGAGTTTAAGAAAATGTGCTGCTGCCACATTAGATGTATTGAGTGAATCTTTAGCTCAAGAAGTATTATTGGTGACTTTGCCCattttacaagaaaaaatcgTTTCACCAAATTGGCCAATACGTGAAGCAGCCATATTAGCCTTTGGAGCCATGAGCAATAGTTTTATGAAATTATCAGGTAATGAATTACCTAGTTTGGTGCCATTTTTAGTAGATCGTTTACAAGATAATGAACCCAGAGTACGACAAATAACATGTTGGACGTTATCAAGATATTCTACTTGGGTTAGTGAAGAAGCTCATGAAGGTGGTCAATATGCCAATTATTTCCAACCAACATTCCAATCTATTGTTGCTTGTGCCTTGGATTCGAAAAAAATCGTCCAAGAAGCTGCATGTTCagcattatcatcatttattgaagaaagtGATGCTagtttaattgaattttatttAGAACCCTTATTACATCATTTTGCTAAATGTTTCCAAGTATATCAACGGAAAAATTTGGTGATTTTATATGATTGTGTGCAaacatttgttgaaaaaatggGGTATGAGAATTTATCATTGAAACCAGAATATCCACAAACATTATTACCACCTTTATTAAGTAAATGGGAACAActagatgatgatgatactGATCTTTGGCCATTATTAGAATGTATGGCATCAATTGCTGCCTCATTAAGAGAAATTTTTGCCCCTTATGCTGTCCCTGTATATGAACGGGCCACGAAAATTTTATCCAACTGTATATTGTTAGATCAAGAATGTCATACTGATCCTGCTATTGACCCACCGGAAAAAGATTTTATGGTGACATCATTAGATTTGATTGATGGATTAGTACAAGGGTTTGAATATCATTCGGTTgatttaatcaatcaaaatcataaatctaatttgattgaattaatgttgatttgttttgaagATTATAATGGTGATGTTAGACAATCAGCTTATGCATTATTAGGAGATTTGGCCATTTTCACCATTGAATTGTTAAAACCTTATTTACGACAAATTTTCATATCGATTGgtaatgaaatcaataatcGTACTTACGAAACTTATCCTGTTTATAATAATGCTATATGGGCATTAGGTGAAATGATCATTAGATTACCAATAGAAGAAACTAAACcatatattgataatttagtGGATTTATTAATTCCTGTTCTTAATAGTAATGATATTCAATCTACGGTAGCAGAAAATGCCGCTATTTGTTTAGGAAGAATGGGGATTAATGCTGCTGAATTAGTCAATGggaaattaaatcaattcattgaaGCATGGTGTTCGagatttttatatttaattgataataatgaaaaggAAACTGGTTTCCAAGGTATTATTAATATGATTAATTTAAATCCCGATAATGGATTTGGAGGATTATCAACTCAACatggtaaaaaaaatttagcaGCATTTTTAGCTTGTATTGGAaattatcaagaaattccttcaaatgaattacaacatttatttattgatttaattaataattataaatctttattaggaaatgaaaattggaatcaaatattacaatttattgatCCAGAAATTAGAAATCGATTGAATAGTATATAA
- the GPI19 gene encoding phosphatidylinositol N-acetylglucosaminyltransferase (Subunit of GPI-GlcNAc transferase; role in synthesis of N-acetylglucosaminyl phosphatidylinositol (GlcNAc-PI), the first intermediate in GPI anchor synthesis; complements S. cerevisiae gpi19 mutant; flow model biofilm induced): MIFHFNQKEKADSSKCKTIHVRKSIENWAIILLYILFVWYRKSELHYDHIIHTNFWGVEKNKPPFLFQTKNSIPQLLQFSIPTQPTAITQTMSYHLNILSVLSRSPSPSPQPQPQPSQQQLSSSSSHPDPAPEDDKLARESDVTVSNITSSSEAEYRGFSIHIISTIGLIIWIIWTLLPDSLLHKLSIDYYPNKYWSIAIPSYSLMLMLFAYWVFALYNTEVLTLPLNDIHCIIDENSVFPGEKKVSQVEKQEEEEGEEEDMGGGDDSIMENSIEFIHKAPSGVWDLPITLVNDVLYE, from the coding sequence atgaTATTCCATTTTAACCAAAAAGAGAAAGCAGATTCAAGTAAATGTAAAACAATACATGTAAGAAAgagtattgaaaattggGCAATTATACTTTTATACATACTATTTGTCTGGTATCGCAAGTCTGAACTTCATTATGACCATATAATTCATACCAATTTTTGGggtgttgaaaaaaataaaccgCCATTTTTGTtccaaacaaaaaactcAATACCTCAATTACTTCAATTCTCTATACCAACCCAACCTACTGCCATAACACAAACAATGTCATATCATCTAAATATACTATCTGTATTATCACGATCTCCTTCACCACTgccacaaccacaaccgCAACCACTGCAACAGCAGCTACTGCTGTCATCTTCTCATCCAGATCCAGCACCTGAAGATGATAAACTTGCCAGAGAATCCGATGTCACTGTATCAAATATTACTCTGCTGCTGGAAGCAGAATATCGAGGATTTTCCATTCATATAATAAGTACCATTGGATTAATTATATGGATAATTTGGACATTATTACCCGATTCTTTATTacataaattatcaatagaTTATTATCCTAATAAATATTGGAGTATTGCTATTCCTAGTTATTCATTAATGTTGATGTTATTTGCGTATTGGGTATTTGCATTATATAATACGGAAGTTTTAACATTACCTTTAAACGATATTCATTgtataattgatgaaaattcCGTGTTCCCCGGTGAGAAAAAGGTTAGTCAAGTGgaaaaacaagaagaagaagaaggagaagaagaggatatgggtggtggtgatgattcAATAATGGAGAATTCGattgaatttattcatAAGGCACCAAGTGGTGTTTGGGATTTGCCTATTACATTAGTGAATGATGTTCTATATGAATGA
- a CDS encoding uncharacterized protein (Ortholog(s) have Golgi apparatus, endoplasmic reticulum localization) produces MWSLILCVLGLTQFISASAFTFILGANQKSCYYIFTEKPKVPIRYYFAVQSGGSFDVDYEIVDPNGNKVVSDSKQRQGDFVFNADFVGEYEFCFSNTMSTFAEKVIDFEIKFENEDNAEKFRANLPNQPDVKPLTHVENMQTTIDRIDAQLDGLYKAMQYYKTRNNRNQATVVSTESRIYYFSIFEVLLMVGMGFLQITIVQLFFRGSRKQLV; encoded by the coding sequence atGTGGTCATTAATTTTATGTGTTTTAGGATTGACTCAATTCATTTCTGCATCAGCATTTACTTTTATATTGGGAgcaaatcaaaaatcatgttattatattttcaCTGAAAAACCAAAAGTTCCAATTCGTTATTATTTTGCCGTTCAAAGTGGTGGATcatttgatgttgattatgaaattgttgatccTAATGGTAATAAAGTTGTTTCTGATTCTAAACAAAGACAAGgtgattttgttttcaatgcTGATTTTGTTGGTGAATATGAATTTTGTTTCTCAAATACCATGTCAACATTTGCTGAAAAAgtgattgattttgaaattaaatttgaaaatgaagataatgCTGAAAAATTTAGAGCAAATCTACCAAATCAACCCGATGTTAAACCATTAACTCATGTTGAAAATATGCAAACCACCATTGATAGAATTGATGCTCAATTGGATGGATTATATAAAGCTATGCAATATTataaaacaagaaataatagaaaTCAAGCTACAGTTGTGTCAACTGaatcaagaatttattatttctcCATTTTTGAAGTCTTATTGATGGTAGGAATGGGATTCTTACAAATTACTATTGTTCAATTATTCTTTAGAGGATCAAGAAAACAATTGGTGTAA
- a CDS encoding mitochondrial 37S ribosomal protein mS45 (S. cerevisiae ortholog Mrps35p is a structural constituent of ribosome and localizes to mitochondrial small ribosomal subunit; the snoRNA CD39 is encoded within the MRPS35 intron), whose product MVVGKSNIISQSRHLSSTSICLRFNRRATMDKTVLLNEAKQFFGPTNVKGEHCKNKFFYPPQNNRPNYIVNDGRPLVGDQFPTKRPGRNSNNRERNPTVHPFPNNIYTKTAYLIPENIKDKIVEDATTNGLHPQEIAHKYSINLLRVEAILKLRDIESKFVPDEKIAEDLNRYATIMKRMFPLFKGGYSADNLTEIPTPHKTLQDRFLTIEESEPFGPVDAARILKLEPAEDTLKKLTEFDVEHAKAQQEELDRKKVDVIYGKRREGEKSLFKFTMKEVGNFGYRYGASRRDRKKDRAIGFDASGKMVYLHPEQ is encoded by the exons ATGGTTGTGGGGAAGTCTAATATAATACTGCAGTCGAGACATTTGTCTTCTACTTCAATATGCTTAAGATTCAATAGAAGAGCAACAATGGACAAGACTGTGTTGTTGAACGAAGCTAAACAGTTTTTCGGACCAACTAATGTCAAAGGTGAACATtgtaaaaacaaatttttctaTCCACCACAAAATAATAGACCAAATTATATAGTGAATGATGGAAGACCTTTAGTTGGTGATCAATTCCCAACGAAAAGACCAGGAAGAAATTCCAATAATAGAGAAAGAAACCCTACAGTACACCCTTTCCCTAATAATATTTACACGAAAACTGCATACTTGATACCAGAAAATATAAAGgataaaattgttgaagatgCAACTACTAATGGATTACATCCTCAAGAAATTGCTCATAAATATAGTATAAATCTTTTAAGAGTAGAAGcgattttgaaattaagaGATATTGAAAGCAAATTCGTTCCAGAT GAAAAAATTGCTGAAGATTTAAACCGATATGCTACCATTATGAAGCGTATGTTCCCATTATTTAAAGGTGGATATAGTGCAGATAATTTGACGGAAATTCCAACTCCTCATAAAACATTACAAGATCGTTTCTTGACCATTGAAGAATCGGAACCTTTTGGGCCAGTTGATGCTGCTagaatattgaaattagaaCCAGCTGAAGATacattgaagaaattgactGAATTTGATGTTGAACATGCCAAGGCtcaacaagaagaattggataGAAAGAAGGTTGATGTTATTTATGGTAAGAGAAGAGAAGGtgaaaaatcattatttaaattcacCATGAAAGAAGTTGGTAATTTTGGTTATCGTTATGGTGCCTCTAGAAGAGatagaaagaaagataGAGCAATTGGTTTTGACGCTTCTGGTAAGATGGTCTATCTCCACCCTGAACAAtaa
- the CDC7 gene encoding serine/threonine protein kinase (Putative kinase; cell-cycle regulated periodic mRNA expression; S. cerevisiae ortholog is not cell-cycle regulated; possibly an essential gene, disruptants not obtained by UAU1 method) translates to MQEVLFTYHQRSDQPPPPPSQQSHLHASTPTPTPLSNMKRKQSSESDDPFKDRSCKSRKDASTANLLRLQQSLSNSTFIRNSNLSKSYKHNETTEVANNNLHDTTFSQTTETEEFVTPNQLDEQLEVAGRGGRGVVVEEEQREEEEEEEEVTLEVLENMQKLETNFPILATDYRLIDKIGEGTFSTVYKAESLTGKIRLGSDIWKSPPLKRNKRNILNFQQSRKKNPIVALKQIYVTSSPNRIFNELHLLYMLSGNSRVAPLLDVLRFQDQIVAILPYYNHCDFREFYRDLPVKGIKKYLWELFQALDYIHGKGVIHRDLKPTNFLYDPFRGKGVLVDFGLAERENISKNTKPETSTTSSSGTATTTTTATTTTTTTTTTTTNSSTASSSAISTACPCLNKDQKLINRTHTKRLNVKGAYPKNDNRPPRRANRAGTRGFRAPEVLFKCTNQSTKIDIWSAGIIGFSILLRKFPIFNSPTDTDAILELAWIFGYDKMAKCAELHGCGLEISMPEIHKSNGNLIKIMYDFLMQEHINGCFPSDSVVYDTLELINESGEKFVKPVYTIREGISDIEKMKINEDFTKRHDDYKDHKYLMELLYGCFKMDPSKRLSAREILQLPFFHEILQISEDDTQDEFMQQNQTQTQEEEEEDEVILS, encoded by the coding sequence ATGCAAGAAGTTTTGTTTACATACCATCAACGTCTGGATCAACCTCCTCCACCACCTTCACAACAGTCGCATTTACACGCGTCGACTCCAACACCAACTCCCTTGAGTAAtatgaaaagaaaacaatcaaGTGAAAGTGATGATCCATTTAAAGATAGAAGTTGTAAATCGAGAAAAGATGCATCTACAGCAAATTTGTTACGGCTACAACAATCGCTTTCTAATAGTACATTTATTcgaaattcaaatttgagTAAATCATACAAACATAACGAAACAACAGAAGTtgctaataataatttgcaTGACACTACTTTTTCCCAAACAACAGAAACAGAAGAGTTTGTGACCCCAAACCAGTTAGATGAACAACTAGAGGTGGCAGGACGAGGAGGAAGAGgagtagtagtagaagaagaacaacgagaggaagaagaagaggaggaagaaGTCACTTTAGAGGTACTAGAAAACATGCAAAAATTGGAAACCAATTTCCCCATATTGGCTACTGACTAtagattgattgataaaattggtGAAGGTACATTTTCCACTGTATATAAGGCAGAATCTTTAACGGGTAAAATACGATTAGGATCTGATATTTGGAAATCACCACCTTTAAAGAGAAACAAACGAAACATTCTAAATTTCCAACAATCAAGGAAAAAGAATCCTATAGTTGCTTTAAAACAAATCTATGTCACGTCTTCCCCCAATAGaatatttaatgaattacaTTTGCTTTATATGCTTTCAGGGAATTCTCGAGTTGCTCCATTGTTAGATGTTTTACGTTTTCAAGATCAAATAGTCGCCATATTACCTTACTATAACCATTGTGATTTCCGTGAGTTTTATCGTGACTTACCCGTTAAAGGaattaagaaatatttATGGGAATTATTTCAAGCTTTAGATTATATTCATGGTAAAGGTGTTATTCATCGTGATTTAAAACCAACGAATTTTTTATATGATCCGTTTAGGGGAAAAGGAGTATTAGTTGATTTTGGACTAGCTGAAAGGGAAAATATATCGAAAAATACCAAACCTGAAACTTCTACTACGTCTTCTTCAGGCACGGCCACTACAACTACTACAGCCACAACTAcaaccactactactaccaccaccaccacaaatTCTTCTACTGCTTCATCCTCGGCAATATCCACAGCATGTCCTTGTTTGAACAAAGATCAGAAACTTATCAACCGAACCCATACTAAACGTTTAAATGTCAAGGGAGCCTATCcaaaaaatgataatagaCCACCAAGAAGAGCCAATAGGGCTGGAACTAGAGGTTTTAGAGCACCAGAAGTATTATTCAAATGTACTAATCAATCAACCAAGATTGATATTTGGTCAGCCGGAATCATTGGTTTCTCCATTTTACTTAGAAAATTTCCTATATTTAATTCACCAACTGATACTGATGCCATATTAGAATTAGCATGGATATTTGGGTATGATAAAATGGCTAAATGTGCTGAACTTCATGGATGTGGACTTGAAATCTCCATGCCGGAAATTCATAAATCAAATggtaatttaattaaaatcatGTATGATTTTTTAATGCAAGAACATATTAATGGATGTTTCCCATCTGATAGTGTTGTTTATGATACTTTagaattaataaatgaactgggtgaaaaatttgttaaacCGGTTTATACTATACGTGAAGGAATTtctgatattgaaaaaatgaaaattaatgaagatTTCACAAAGAGACATGATGATTATAAAGAtcataaatatttaatggAACTTTTATATGGTTGTTTTAAAATGGATCCATCCAAGAGATTAAGTGCTAGAGAAATATTACAATTACCATTTTTCCATGAAATTTTACAAATCAGTGAAGATGACACTCAAGATGAGTTTAtgcaacaaaatcaaactcaaactcaggaagaagaagaagaagatgaagtaATTTTATCTTAG